A segment of the Candidatus Neomarinimicrobiota bacterium genome:
TTCCCCATGGATGATCAACAGCGGTGTTTCGATTTTATTCACATAAGTCAACGGCGACATCCTACGATAACCCTCCGGGTTCTCCCAGATGTATCCGCCAAATTCCATCTTGTCAGCGAAGCCGAAATCAGAGGTCCCGGCCATACTTTCAAGATTGACCACGCTACGTTGCGTTACCGCTGCTTTGAAGTGATCCGTATGGCCGATGATCCAGTTAGTCATATAGCCACCGTAACTCCCGCCGGTCACGCCCGCCTGCTTCGGATCGATGAAATCGAACTCGGCAAAATACTCGGCAACGGTCATACAGTCCACGTAATCTTTGGAGCCCCAGTCGTTGGTGATGGAGCGGGCAAACTCTTCGCTGTAGCCCTGGCTTCCACTGGGATTGCAGTAATACACCGTATATCCTCTGGATGCCAGCAGCTGGAATTCGAAGAAGAACGCGTCGCCATACATGCAGCGCGGCCCGCCATGGATTTCCATCACGTTTGGATATTGTTTGTCTTCTTCAAAACCAACAGGCTTCATAATCCAGCTCTGGATTTTCCCGTTTGGGCCATCAACCCAGTATTCTTCCGGCTTTACTACTTCCCTGTCGTCCAGCAATGCATCATTATGAGCAGTGAGACGACTCCACGTATCCGTCTGCAAATCACGGATATGCACTTCAGCCGGCTTGACCGCATTCGCCCGTATACACGCCATCACATTCTGATCATCGTCAAACGTCACCGAGGTCAGATCGCCGCTCTGCAGCACATCCGCCTCAAAACTCCCCGTTGCTACCGAATACCGGTAAAGGTGGATGCTTCCCTCATTACTAACCGGCACATACACATACTGGCTGTCACTGGACCAGATGGGAGCAGCCTGGACCGGCGGCCCGCCCATATCGTGAATCAAATTATTGCCGATGGTGCGCCCGAAATCCGGGTTCACGTTTGTGGGAGGCGCGCTGCCGTCGGTCGGCACCAGCCACAGATGTTGATGGGCTGCGCCCCACGCTTCATCGGGGTCAGTATGCCCCACGTAGGCTACTGTTTTACCGTCCGAAGATACCTTGGGCAGGGATGCCGGGCCTTCATCCTGTCTTGGGATCTCCCGGGCGGTTTCTTCGTCCAGTCGCTGGATGTAGATCCGATCACCATTGAGGTCGAAATCCTCCGATTCCGTCGGATTAGCTCCAAAGACTATCGCATCGGAATCCGGCATCCACGACAGCGAACCATGGTTGTAATCGGTATCCGTTAGTTGCGTCGCGTTGCCCGTATTGGTATCGACAATATAAATCTGTCCGTACTCGTTATCGATGAATCCCTTGCCCTGGATTTTGCACCACTTTTTGGTGATACGACGGACGACGCGCTCCTCCGGTTTGCCATCGTCATCCGTCGGCGCCGTGGATTTAGCATAGACAATGGCAATTTTTTCGCCGTCCGGCGCCCAGGCAAACTCCTTAATTTCTCCCCGGTCGAGATCGGTTAACTGCTTTGCCTCGCCTCCATCCCGTGGCAAAATGAAAATCTGTGAAACGTCCTCGTTCCTATCCGAGATAAATGCGATTTTCGAGTCATCCGGCGCCCATTCCGGCATGAAATTTTTCGTCTTGCCAAAAGTCATCTGCCTGGGCTCCGATTCGCCATCGGTTTTCACCATCCAGAGGTGACTGAAATACTTTTTATGCTCTTCCCTCTCAATTGTTTTGTCCACATATACGATCTCATCCCCGGCATGGGAAATCGCCGGAGATCCAACAAAATGGATTTTATACAAATCTTCAGCTGTAAACGGTACTTTGCTCATCTCGTTATCCTTTCGAACCAACTCTTTCTATTCCAGTACAAATTCGGAAACATAGCCAAAATGATCTGACAGATGGATGCCTCCCTGAGCTTCATCGCCGAACAATGCAACGCGCTCGACGCTCATGTCGCCCTCCTCTGTCCTAAACCAGATGTAGTCGATACGCCTGGCCGTCATATCCGCGTACCACCGCAGCCGATCGGCGATTGGAGCGTCATAGTCCGGACGATGATAATGTTGTTTGATATTCGTGTTTTCCAGCGGATTCCACGTATACATGGGACCGGAACCTGCCTGCTCGTGGGTATCAACAAACCCCAGTGATGTCAATTCGTCGGCCTCCCCGGATTCCGGTCTCATGTTGAAATCACCGGCAAAGATAACCGGGTGGCCGGATTTCGAATGATTACGAATGAACCGAACCGCCTTACCGATCTCCAGCATCCGGCGATCCTGGTGTGCCTGAAATTGGTCCCGCAGCAAGGTGAATTTTTCCGATGTAATCTTCTGACTTTTCCACAAAGCCCGGATTTTATCCCTCAGCGCTCCGGCATAATCCGGTCCAGCGTGGAGATGCGTGTTGTACACATCAACGGTATCTCCATCTCTGGATATTCGCAGCCCCATAATCTGATTAATCTCCTCGAGATGAAGGGTAATCCAGTTGGTGGAGATTCCGCCGCCGGAGAGTTTTTTGCGTCCCAGAGATTCCACGGCGAATTCCTTTTTCACCAGGATTGCGTCCCCCTCCCGGAAATTCACCGGAATGCCAACCGGGCCCAGGTGAATTCCACCCATCCCGACGAAACCGTATGCCTG
Coding sequences within it:
- a CDS encoding S9 family peptidase; protein product: MSKVPFTAEDLYKIHFVGSPAISHAGDEIVYVDKTIEREEHKKYFSHLWMVKTDGESEPRQMTFGKTKNFMPEWAPDDSKIAFISDRNEDVSQIFILPRDGGEAKQLTDLDRGEIKEFAWAPDGEKIAIVYAKSTAPTDDDGKPEERVVRRITKKWCKIQGKGFIDNEYGQIYIVDTNTGNATQLTDTDYNHGSLSWMPDSDAIVFGANPTESEDFDLNGDRIYIQRLDEETAREIPRQDEGPASLPKVSSDGKTVAYVGHTDPDEAWGAAHQHLWLVPTDGSAPPTNVNPDFGRTIGNNLIHDMGGPPVQAAPIWSSDSQYVYVPVSNEGSIHLYRYSVATGSFEADVLQSGDLTSVTFDDDQNVMACIRANAVKPAEVHIRDLQTDTWSRLTAHNDALLDDREVVKPEEYWVDGPNGKIQSWIMKPVGFEEDKQYPNVMEIHGGPRCMYGDAFFFEFQLLASRGYTVYYCNPSGSQGYSEEFARSITNDWGSKDYVDCMTVAEYFAEFDFIDPKQAGVTGGSYGGYMTNWIIGHTDHFKAAVTQRSVVNLESMAGTSDFGFADKMEFGGYIWENPEGYRRMSPLTYVNKIETPLLIIHGEQDLRCPVEQAEQLFTALKMQNKTVEFLRFPEESHELSRSGRPDRRVVRLEAICDWFDSYVK
- a CDS encoding endonuclease/exonuclease/phosphatase family protein; its protein translation is MKTHKTLLVLLVLLPTVILAQQSLTVLTLNVWSGLDYEGVWEMGEYESESQRNQRYEILVRELKDLAPDVICLQEVNPVPEYARRLARELDYQAYGFVGMGGIHLGPVGIPVNFREGDAILVKKEFAVESLGRKKLSGGGISTNWITLHLEEINQIMGLRISRDGDTVDVYNTHLHAGPDYAGALRDKIRALWKSQKITSEKFTLLRDQFQAHQDRRMLEIGKAVRFIRNHSKSGHPVIFAGDFNMRPESGEADELTSLGFVDTHEQAGSGPMYTWNPLENTNIKQHYHRPDYDAPIADRLRWYADMTARRIDYIWFRTEEGDMSVERVALFGDEAQGGIHLSDHFGYVSEFVLE